A genome region from Labilibaculum antarcticum includes the following:
- a CDS encoding sulfatase family protein yields the protein MNPHKTTRLLKAFGFLMILILSIASCKKAEKPNIIWIFSDDHSYQTIGAYGGRLQDINMTPNLDKMAAEGMRFDKCYVENSICAPSRATLLTGKMSHMHLKYNNKKNVVFNHDQQQFQKILGQNGYQTAMIGKIHLDGKMQGFDYWEVLLGQGSYMNPIFLSDDGEKQYEGYTTDIIADKSLEWLKGKRDESKPFMLMVHNKAPHRPWIPKREHMKMYDDITIPEPANLHDDYATRGAAAHQQELSILDNMNLDRDLKMTKQDNEYFRKVGIDDRFDSRREKYKDLDLEGEELTKLKYQIYMKDYLRCIWSVDENIGRIMDYLKESGLDKNTIVMYSSDQGFYMGEHGWFDKRLMYEESFRTPLIVKWPNVIKPGSVNTDMVQNIDFAETFLDLAGVAIPEDMQGKSIVPLLKGKTPNDWRESLYYHYYEYPGAHNVLGHEGVANKQFKLIRFYGTDVPNGEEWELYDLVKDPSEMNNIYGNSDQQSKVVEMKDELKKLKKQYKVDQNEIPQ from the coding sequence ATGAACCCCCACAAAACAACTCGCTTGCTCAAAGCTTTTGGCTTTTTGATGATTTTGATCCTTTCTATAGCATCTTGCAAGAAAGCTGAAAAACCCAACATCATCTGGATTTTCTCAGATGATCATTCTTATCAAACCATAGGTGCTTATGGCGGAAGATTGCAGGATATCAATATGACTCCTAATCTTGACAAAATGGCTGCAGAAGGAATGCGTTTTGACAAGTGTTATGTGGAAAATTCCATTTGTGCGCCGAGTCGTGCAACTTTACTGACCGGAAAGATGAGTCACATGCATCTGAAGTACAATAACAAAAAGAATGTAGTCTTTAACCACGATCAACAACAATTTCAGAAAATCCTTGGTCAGAACGGTTATCAAACCGCTATGATCGGAAAGATTCATTTGGATGGGAAGATGCAGGGATTTGATTATTGGGAAGTGCTGCTGGGACAGGGTTCCTATATGAATCCGATTTTTCTTTCTGATGATGGGGAAAAGCAATATGAAGGATACACCACAGACATCATCGCAGATAAATCTTTGGAATGGCTGAAAGGCAAAAGAGATGAGTCCAAGCCCTTTATGTTGATGGTTCATAACAAGGCTCCACACCGTCCCTGGATTCCAAAGAGAGAACACATGAAAATGTACGATGACATCACGATTCCTGAACCTGCTAATTTACACGATGATTACGCAACAAGAGGTGCTGCGGCTCATCAACAAGAATTAAGCATTCTGGATAACATGAACTTGGATCGAGACCTAAAAATGACGAAACAAGACAATGAGTATTTCAGAAAAGTTGGGATTGATGATCGTTTTGATTCAAGAAGGGAAAAGTACAAAGATCTAGATTTGGAAGGAGAAGAACTCACAAAACTGAAATATCAGATCTACATGAAGGATTACCTTCGTTGCATCTGGTCTGTTGATGAAAATATAGGACGAATTATGGATTATCTGAAAGAGTCTGGTTTGGATAAAAACACCATTGTAATGTATTCTTCTGATCAAGGATTCTACATGGGCGAACATGGTTGGTTCGATAAGCGCCTCATGTACGAAGAATCCTTCAGAACACCACTCATCGTAAAATGGCCAAATGTTATTAAACCAGGTTCTGTGAATACCGACATGGTGCAAAACATTGACTTTGCCGAGACTTTTCTTGATTTAGCCGGTGTAGCAATACCAGAAGATATGCAAGGGAAAAGCATCGTTCCTTTGTTAAAAGGGAAAACTCCAAATGACTGGAGAGAATCCTTATACTATCATTATTACGAATACCCTGGAGCCCACAACGTACTGGGTCACGAAGGAGTTGCCAACAAGCAATTCAAATTAATCCGTTTCTACGGTACCGATGTTCCAAATGGTGAAGAATGGGAACTTTACGATTTGGTTAAAGATCCTTCTGAGATGAATAATATTTACGGCAATTCGGATCAACAAAGTAAAGTTGTTGAAATGAAAGATGAATTGAAAAAGCTAAAAAAACAATATAAAGTTGACCAAAACGAAATTCCACAATAA
- a CDS encoding glycoside hydrolase family protein codes for MKTVRLIQIFALILLAACSSQKSTPDFKIEFGKVSKHSVFSGGDSLSHWGGSVVKGNDELYHMLYSRWPKNIGWEWVNYSEIAHATSASPFGPYKFKDVALAERSTDFWDGSCTHNPTVHKFNGKYYLYYMGNIGDKKIVSVPGKAKINWTHRNNQRIGVAVADDPNGPWKRFDKPVLDITQGDSLAPDALMTSNPSVCQMADGKILMVYKAVGKKFPLPQGGPVVHMVAIADSPTGPFKKYPNPVFLEEGVRFPAEDPYIWYQDGRYRAIVKYIHNEGKKRLFSLVHYESEDGIDWQKAKNFMISDRSFTWEDGRMQHFDHLERPQVIVEDGEPIALICAADTIDENNVRHSFNVQIPLKITKEYNKQ; via the coding sequence ATGAAAACAGTGAGGTTAATCCAAATATTTGCTTTGATTCTATTAGCGGCTTGCTCATCACAAAAATCAACCCCCGATTTCAAAATAGAATTCGGCAAAGTATCTAAACACTCAGTATTTTCAGGTGGTGATAGTTTAAGTCACTGGGGTGGTTCTGTTGTTAAAGGTAATGATGAATTATACCACATGTTGTACTCACGTTGGCCGAAAAATATCGGTTGGGAATGGGTCAACTATTCTGAAATAGCTCATGCAACATCAGCATCTCCTTTTGGTCCCTATAAATTTAAAGATGTAGCCCTTGCTGAGCGAAGCACCGATTTTTGGGACGGTTCGTGTACACACAATCCAACAGTCCACAAATTTAATGGCAAATACTACCTCTATTATATGGGAAATATTGGTGATAAAAAGATTGTAAGCGTTCCTGGTAAAGCCAAAATTAATTGGACACATCGAAACAACCAGCGCATTGGAGTTGCTGTTGCTGATGATCCAAATGGTCCCTGGAAAAGATTTGACAAACCTGTTTTAGATATCACACAGGGTGACTCATTGGCTCCTGATGCTTTAATGACTTCCAATCCTTCGGTTTGTCAAATGGCAGATGGTAAAATTTTAATGGTTTACAAAGCAGTTGGTAAGAAATTCCCATTGCCACAAGGAGGACCAGTTGTTCACATGGTAGCAATTGCCGACAGTCCTACTGGTCCATTCAAAAAATATCCAAATCCTGTTTTTCTGGAAGAAGGTGTTCGTTTTCCTGCCGAAGATCCATATATCTGGTATCAGGATGGAAGATACCGCGCTATCGTAAAATACATCCATAATGAAGGTAAAAAACGATTATTTTCTTTGGTTCATTACGAATCGGAAGATGGTATAGACTGGCAAAAGGCAAAGAATTTCATGATCTCAGATCGTTCATTTACTTGGGAAGATGGAAGAATGCAACATTTCGATCACCTGGAACGACCTCAGGTTATTGTTGAGGATGGCGAACCAATTGCATTAATCTGTGCCGCAGATACAATCGATGAGAACAATGTAAGGCACTCGTTTAATGTGCAAATTCCTTTAAAAATCACGAAAGAATATAACAAGCAATAA
- a CDS encoding sulfatase family protein: MKKNLLILALVILSIALKAQERPNILWINGDDLGTELSCYGNPDVKTPNIDQLATEGVRFTKAYSNASVCSSSRSSMITGMYPTSINCQDHRTINRTKLPDDIHTIVEYFQSAGYFCTNASAKNWDKKGKEDYNFLDKVKYDGTDWKQRAKDQPFFAQVQISDPHRTFHHDTENPINPETVKSLPNCYPNHPLLKADWAWYLESVQHCDHYVGEILKRLEEQGLADNTIVIVFGDHGRPHLRDKQFLYEGGIKIPLIIRYPNKIKANQVDDQLVSLVDVAATSLNLAGITIPKQMHGQIFLGDKAQKRGYIYAFKQRTGDAPDNIRSISDGKYKLLWNRMPNMPWMQLSSYKKLQYPAFALYQQLATDGKLEAPYNQFMAPTRPKIELYDLEQDPMEMKNLADNKEYKSVKKKLFKILSENMKEFEKNMIPESAETINQAKISSAKYFKTGMEKKNLNEESSDLELLIYWENLLLKEKSKLLRP, from the coding sequence ATGAAAAAAAACCTACTAATACTTGCACTTGTAATCCTTTCTATCGCTTTAAAAGCCCAGGAAAGGCCTAACATCCTTTGGATTAATGGTGATGATTTAGGTACTGAATTAAGCTGTTACGGCAATCCTGATGTGAAAACGCCTAATATTGATCAATTGGCGACGGAGGGCGTTCGATTTACCAAAGCTTATTCCAATGCATCGGTTTGTTCGTCCAGTCGTTCTTCCATGATTACAGGAATGTATCCAACAAGCATAAATTGTCAGGATCATAGAACCATAAATAGGACTAAGCTTCCTGATGATATTCATACCATAGTTGAATATTTTCAAAGCGCAGGCTATTTCTGCACAAATGCTAGCGCCAAGAATTGGGACAAAAAAGGGAAAGAAGATTATAACTTTTTAGATAAGGTGAAATATGATGGAACTGATTGGAAACAGAGAGCAAAAGATCAACCATTTTTTGCTCAAGTTCAGATTAGCGATCCTCATCGAACTTTTCATCATGATACTGAAAATCCTATCAATCCTGAGACCGTAAAAAGTCTGCCAAACTGTTACCCAAATCATCCTTTATTGAAAGCCGATTGGGCTTGGTATCTGGAAAGTGTGCAGCATTGCGACCATTATGTTGGTGAAATTTTAAAGCGGTTGGAAGAGCAAGGACTGGCAGATAATACAATCGTAATTGTTTTTGGTGATCATGGCCGACCACATTTGCGCGACAAACAGTTTTTATACGAAGGTGGCATCAAAATTCCATTAATCATTCGTTATCCAAATAAAATCAAGGCCAATCAAGTTGATGATCAATTGGTAAGTTTGGTTGATGTGGCAGCTACTTCCTTGAATTTGGCTGGCATTACAATCCCAAAGCAGATGCATGGTCAAATCTTTTTAGGAGATAAAGCTCAAAAACGCGGATACATTTACGCTTTCAAACAAAGAACTGGTGATGCTCCTGATAATATCCGTAGTATTTCAGATGGTAAATACAAATTACTCTGGAACAGAATGCCAAACATGCCATGGATGCAATTAAGCAGTTATAAAAAGTTACAATATCCTGCTTTTGCCTTGTACCAACAACTTGCTACAGATGGAAAGTTGGAAGCTCCGTACAATCAATTTATGGCTCCTACCCGACCCAAAATTGAGCTTTACGATCTGGAACAAGATCCTATGGAAATGAAGAATTTGGCTGACAATAAGGAGTATAAATCAGTAAAGAAGAAACTCTTTAAAATACTTTCGGAAAACATGAAAGAGTTTGAAAAGAATATGATTCCTGAATCAGCAGAAACCATTAACCAAGCAAAAATATCATCGGCAAAATACTTTAAAACAGGAATGGAAAAGAAGAATTTAAATGAGGAATCCAGTGATTTAGAACTATTAATTTATTGGGAAAATCTATTATTAAAAGAGAAGTCGAAACTCTTGAGACCTTAG
- a CDS encoding alpha-L-fucosidase, whose translation MKHIKIALLIALISFVKISTAQEKYTPDWENLKKHKAVPEWFADAKLGIYFHWGVYSVPAKGGEWYARWMYVPDRENIWGSEIYEEHRATYGENFDYHDFIPMWKAPKFDAKEWVDLFEGMGAKFIGSIAEHHDGFSLWDSKVNEWNSANMGPHINVVKAIAEETNKRGLKFMATFHHGFHNMFYPKPENSYLRPVSKYNLVYDNCEVPQDEKYRKLYCNMDYDEANDLWLGKLNEVINEFCPDYIWMDFGQRFIKESHRKQFLANYFNKAAEENKEVVVNTKGDFFPTELAVVNVERATMEDITPEVWITDFILGSSWCYDKTKRTAIKPKIAIRMLAEVVSKNGVMLLSAGPMADGTIPEEQVKAMQGIGAWMKLYGEAIYNTRPFVAFGEGTTELKRDPEDAWNEYGAIKQGLSKLNAEDVRYTKKGNTVYAIQLGWNDKTPERTLATFSGKAKDLKIKSVSVLGSSETIKWKKTKAGLQVQQPNKKPAEADAALVYKIILK comes from the coding sequence ATGAAACACATTAAAATCGCCCTACTTATTGCGCTTATTTCATTTGTGAAAATAAGTACTGCACAAGAAAAATACACGCCCGATTGGGAAAACCTAAAGAAACACAAAGCTGTTCCAGAATGGTTTGCCGATGCAAAATTGGGTATTTATTTTCACTGGGGAGTGTACTCTGTTCCTGCGAAAGGTGGTGAATGGTATGCACGTTGGATGTATGTTCCCGATCGCGAAAATATTTGGGGAAGTGAAATATATGAAGAACACAGGGCTACTTATGGCGAAAATTTTGATTATCATGATTTTATTCCAATGTGGAAAGCTCCAAAGTTCGATGCTAAAGAGTGGGTTGATCTATTTGAAGGCATGGGTGCTAAATTTATCGGTTCCATTGCCGAGCATCACGATGGGTTTTCTTTATGGGATAGCAAAGTAAATGAATGGAATTCTGCAAATATGGGACCTCACATCAATGTGGTAAAAGCCATCGCTGAAGAAACAAATAAACGCGGTTTAAAGTTCATGGCAACCTTTCATCATGGATTCCATAACATGTTTTACCCAAAACCTGAGAATTCTTATTTGCGTCCGGTAAGTAAATACAATTTGGTGTACGATAATTGTGAAGTACCTCAGGATGAAAAGTATCGCAAATTGTACTGCAATATGGATTACGACGAGGCCAACGACTTATGGCTAGGAAAATTGAACGAAGTAATTAACGAATTCTGTCCTGATTATATTTGGATGGATTTTGGCCAACGGTTTATTAAAGAATCACATAGGAAACAGTTCTTAGCCAATTATTTTAACAAAGCGGCGGAAGAAAACAAAGAAGTTGTTGTAAACACAAAAGGTGACTTCTTCCCTACCGAATTAGCGGTGGTAAATGTGGAACGTGCTACCATGGAGGATATTACTCCTGAAGTTTGGATCACCGATTTCATATTAGGAAGTTCCTGGTGCTACGATAAAACAAAGCGAACTGCCATAAAACCTAAAATTGCTATTCGTATGTTGGCCGAAGTAGTTAGTAAAAATGGAGTTATGCTTTTATCGGCTGGACCGATGGCCGATGGAACCATTCCTGAAGAACAAGTGAAGGCAATGCAGGGAATTGGTGCCTGGATGAAATTATATGGTGAAGCAATTTACAATACGCGCCCTTTTGTTGCCTTTGGCGAAGGTACAACAGAACTAAAGCGTGACCCAGAAGATGCATGGAATGAATACGGAGCCATTAAACAAGGTTTGAGTAAGCTGAACGCTGAAGATGTGCGTTACACCAAAAAAGGCAATACAGTATATGCTATTCAGTTGGGATGGAACGATAAAACACCTGAAAGAACTTTAGCTACTTTTAGTGGGAAAGCAAAAGATCTAAAAATAAAATCAGTTTCGGTTTTAGGTAGTTCGGAAACTATAAAGTGGAAGAAAACAAAAGCTGGTTTACAGGTTCAACAACCCAATAAGAAACCTGCTGAAGCGGATGCTGCTTTGGTTTATAAAATCATTTTGAAATAG